A region from the Salmonirosea aquatica genome encodes:
- a CDS encoding RagB/SusD family nutrient uptake outer membrane protein — translation MSISLKKYSLLFLIAFSLAGCELFDPVNDNHATSDRIYKDPSFAEGVLMAAYARIPTNNLSFNDVATDDAVSNNKLNDYLRMATGQWSSIFNPVSQWNNCIAGIQSLNQFITVIDTVNWKGSVPELNWMYTQRFKGEAHALRALFQYHLLVTVAGPGNNGQMLGIPIFDRFLNVQDNFNLPRATFEESIQRIYADIDKALEYLTMDDYRNINTASQLPAGYEHVSVVNYNIIFGQELNQRISARMVKALRARVALLNASPAFHNEPSLWEKAADYAGTALSEIGGLNGLDPAGHRFYLKSLVDALNVSAGTPIDQKEILWRSPVASSNAREQANFPPSLFGRGNVNPTQNLVDAFPAANGYPITQPESKYDPTKPYANRDPRLRLYIAYNGNTFSGKTITTGVGGGVDAKDSVETSTRTGYYLKKLLVEEVNLNPVAPTTQKHYEVHMRYTELFLIYAEAANEAWGPDGTGAWGYSVRDVIAAIRKRAGIAQPDAYLASIGTKEEMRKLIRNERRLELSFEGFRFWDLRRWKENLTKTAKGVNINRTGIMIIDVEPRVYNNEYMHYGPLPETEVVKYNALIQNQGW, via the coding sequence ATGTCAATATCCTTGAAGAAATATAGTCTGCTTTTCCTAATCGCTTTTTCATTAGCCGGGTGTGAACTATTCGATCCCGTGAACGATAACCACGCTACCTCAGACCGAATCTATAAAGACCCATCCTTTGCCGAGGGAGTGCTGATGGCTGCTTATGCTAGGATCCCCACCAATAATCTGAGTTTCAATGATGTCGCCACAGATGATGCAGTCAGCAACAACAAGCTTAATGACTATCTACGTATGGCTACCGGACAGTGGTCCTCGATTTTTAATCCGGTTAGTCAATGGAACAATTGCATTGCGGGCATTCAAAGTCTGAACCAGTTCATTACTGTAATCGATACGGTCAACTGGAAAGGGTCGGTACCAGAACTGAACTGGATGTACACGCAGCGGTTTAAAGGTGAAGCCCATGCGTTGCGCGCTTTGTTTCAGTACCATCTGTTGGTTACAGTGGCAGGGCCTGGAAACAATGGGCAGATGCTGGGCATTCCCATTTTTGATCGGTTCCTGAATGTTCAGGACAATTTTAATTTGCCCAGGGCCACTTTTGAAGAATCCATCCAGCGGATTTATGCCGATATAGATAAAGCCCTGGAATATCTGACGATGGATGATTATCGCAATATCAATACTGCCAGCCAGTTGCCCGCTGGTTATGAGCACGTGTCGGTCGTGAATTACAATATTATTTTTGGGCAGGAACTCAATCAGCGAATCAGTGCCCGAATGGTAAAGGCTTTACGGGCCCGTGTTGCTTTACTTAATGCCAGTCCTGCCTTTCACAATGAACCCTCCTTGTGGGAAAAGGCCGCCGATTATGCCGGAACAGCACTTTCGGAGATTGGCGGTTTAAACGGGCTTGATCCGGCCGGACATAGATTTTACCTCAAATCCCTGGTCGATGCACTGAATGTATCTGCCGGAACGCCGATCGATCAGAAGGAGATTTTGTGGCGGAGCCCTGTCGCTTCGTCCAATGCGCGAGAGCAGGCCAATTTCCCCCCCTCACTGTTTGGCAGAGGTAATGTCAATCCCACCCAAAACTTGGTGGATGCCTTTCCGGCCGCCAATGGCTATCCGATTACACAACCGGAAAGCAAGTATGACCCCACAAAACCATACGCAAACCGAGACCCCCGCTTACGCCTGTACATTGCTTATAACGGAAATACTTTTTCGGGTAAAACGATCACTACGGGGGTAGGGGGCGGAGTGGACGCTAAGGATTCGGTGGAAACATCCACCCGGACGGGATACTATTTGAAAAAACTTCTGGTGGAAGAAGTCAATCTGAATCCGGTGGCTCCAACCACCCAGAAGCATTATGAGGTACACATGCGTTATACCGAATTATTCCTGATTTATGCCGAAGCCGCCAATGAAGCCTGGGGCCCAGATGGAACCGGTGCGTGGGGGTATTCTGTCCGTGATGTAATTGCCGCTATTCGCAAGCGCGCTGGCATCGCGCAACCTGACGCCTACCTGGCCTCCATCGGGACAAAAGAAGAAATGCGGAAACTAATCCGGAACGAACGCAGGCTGGAGCTGAGTTTTGAAGGATTTCGGTTCTGGGATTTGCGGCGCTGGAAAGAAAATCTGACAAAAACAGCCAAGGGGGTTAACATCAATAGAACAGGTATTATGATAATCGATGTCGAGCCCCGTGTTTACAATAATGAGTACATGCATTATGGGCCTCTCCCCGAAACGGAGGTGGTTAAGTACAATGCGCTGATTCAAAACCAAGGTTGGTAG
- a CDS encoding DUF5627 domain-containing protein, which translates to MKKILFLLLSVGLIACKNQEIAFPAFEYTTGYFPYQYPVRTLVLGDDIYDNSNDNNHKFLISAVMGGVYQNDANRIFKIEVDNTLCENAAFASTGQPIYPLPQEYYTLSSANELIIPAGEFNGNVEVQLTDAFFDDTLATKLAYVVPIRITGVMNLDSLLRGKSAIAQPDRRVTSHWEVVPKDFTMFAVKYVNPYHGNYFHRGKSTVKSSAGQELETTSYRQQFVTSDEVWTLTTTSKNQVAVNGVIRSSLITGSLNLLLTFSGNECVVSSKQGASYSITGTGKFLDDADEWGNKKRDAIHLSYQFSDGTNTYSATDTLVIRDRGVVMEVYQPIVSD; encoded by the coding sequence ATGAAAAAGATACTATTTCTGCTGCTGTCCGTCGGCTTGATTGCCTGTAAAAATCAGGAAATCGCCTTTCCAGCCTTTGAATATACGACCGGTTACTTCCCTTATCAGTATCCCGTCCGGACCCTGGTGCTAGGTGATGATATCTACGACAATTCGAATGACAACAACCACAAATTCCTGATATCGGCCGTAATGGGCGGGGTTTATCAAAACGATGCTAATCGGATTTTTAAAATAGAGGTGGACAACACCCTCTGTGAAAATGCAGCTTTCGCTTCGACCGGGCAGCCGATTTATCCTTTGCCCCAAGAATACTATACTCTGAGTTCTGCCAATGAACTAATTATTCCGGCAGGAGAGTTCAATGGCAATGTCGAGGTACAATTGACTGACGCCTTTTTTGATGACACTTTAGCCACTAAGCTTGCCTACGTGGTGCCCATCAGAATTACCGGGGTAATGAATCTGGATTCCCTCCTTCGGGGCAAGTCTGCCATTGCTCAGCCCGACCGCAGAGTTACGAGCCATTGGGAAGTTGTACCGAAAGATTTCACCATGTTTGCCGTGAAGTATGTCAATCCTTACCATGGGAATTACTTCCATCGGGGAAAAAGCACGGTGAAGAGTTCGGCCGGCCAGGAACTCGAAACCACGTCGTACCGGCAGCAGTTTGTCACATCCGATGAGGTCTGGACACTGACGACCACCTCGAAGAACCAGGTCGCAGTTAACGGAGTGATTCGTTCATCGTTGATTACCGGTTCCTTAAACCTTCTCCTTACCTTTTCTGGCAACGAGTGTGTGGTAAGCAGTAAGCAGGGTGCCTCCTATTCAATCACCGGTACCGGGAAATTCTTGGACGATGCCGACGAATGGGGGAATAAAAAACGTGACGCGATTCACCTGAGCTACCAATTTTCGGATGGAACGAATACCTACTCCGCCACGGACACCCTGGTTATAAGGGACCGGGGCGTGGTGATGGAAGTTTACCAACCGATTGTCTCAGATTAG
- a CDS encoding glycoside hydrolase family 99-like domain-containing protein, translated as MERQIDLAADNGVDFFLFCWYWRDNKGPLNPEAIQNLPHHTSLNLYLKAKNKHRVKFGLLVANHSGSEIIGAENWEKATEYWMTYFRDNQYVKVGGKPLIVLFNVKGIEEEGLASMQAVAGRGGLNGLSIAGCGSASTPGFTHRTHYNIIPGYSAGSEAHPYSELVEAHKKNWAGTPAQPYIPEVTVGWDKRPWEGANGLTQPEGWYFPDRTTAQFEGFLEDALDWMDRHPDQTTQERMMLLYAWNELGEGGYLVPTRDDPDASYLRVVRDVMTRQHKKTN; from the coding sequence ATGGAGAGGCAGATTGATCTTGCCGCAGACAACGGGGTCGATTTCTTTCTTTTCTGCTGGTACTGGCGGGATAACAAGGGACCCCTAAATCCGGAGGCCATACAGAACCTACCCCACCACACCAGCCTGAACCTGTATCTGAAAGCAAAGAACAAACATAGGGTAAAATTTGGCCTGTTGGTTGCCAACCACTCCGGTTCTGAAATTATAGGGGCGGAGAACTGGGAAAAAGCAACTGAATACTGGATGACCTATTTCAGGGATAATCAATACGTTAAAGTAGGAGGAAAACCCTTGATCGTACTGTTCAATGTAAAGGGAATCGAAGAAGAAGGCTTAGCCAGCATGCAAGCTGTTGCGGGCAGGGGTGGCCTGAACGGCTTGTCTATAGCTGGATGCGGCTCCGCTTCGACGCCTGGATTCACGCACCGAACGCACTACAATATCATTCCCGGCTATTCGGCGGGTTCGGAGGCCCATCCGTATTCCGAGCTGGTAGAAGCTCATAAAAAGAACTGGGCAGGTACCCCCGCCCAACCCTACATACCGGAAGTGACCGTAGGATGGGACAAACGGCCCTGGGAAGGAGCCAATGGCCTGACACAACCCGAAGGCTGGTATTTCCCGGACCGGACGACGGCTCAGTTCGAAGGCTTTCTGGAAGACGCCCTTGATTGGATGGATCGGCATCCGGATCAGACCACCCAGGAACGCATGATGCTGTTATACGCCTGGAACGAACTCGGTGAAGGGGGGTACCTGGTACCTACCCGGGACGATCCTGACGCTTCCTATCTTAGGGTGGTGCGGGATGTCATGACCCGGCAGCATAAAAAGACCAATTAA
- a CDS encoding metallophosphoesterase translates to MQHLIKLLLAPLACCVAITSSGFAQKFTIPVFPDTQSEVGARPEMFYSRMDWVVKHKDSLNVPMVLHVGDLVNFDNYDHWEIASRGYDSLDVNHIPYAIAVGNHDTEAVGFYSGSAAPGNVNQNLRKTFKFNSYFPVSRFKNQRGRYEPGKSDNAYYTFKVGDTNWLVVTMEFCPRMGPINWAGDIIKEYFNYNVIIVTHYHLTPRGEVASSNAGYGDFSPQVVFERLVKRHSNIRFVLSGHVMSSAMKVDTGVAGNKVYQILQNYQNEDLGGGYIRLLAFDLDQGTVAASMYSPYYQKTKDDSSKFTVEGIDFIRQSEERSRKKAE, encoded by the coding sequence ATGCAACACCTAATAAAGTTACTACTAGCGCCACTCGCATGTTGTGTGGCTATTACCAGCAGTGGTTTTGCCCAGAAATTCACGATACCCGTCTTCCCTGACACGCAGTCCGAAGTGGGGGCACGGCCGGAGATGTTTTATAGCCGCATGGATTGGGTAGTCAAGCACAAGGATTCCCTCAACGTACCGATGGTACTACATGTTGGCGATCTGGTGAACTTCGATAATTACGACCACTGGGAGATCGCCAGCAGGGGTTATGATTCCCTGGACGTCAATCATATACCCTATGCTATTGCCGTGGGAAATCACGATACCGAGGCCGTGGGTTTTTACAGTGGTAGCGCCGCACCGGGCAATGTGAACCAGAATTTGAGAAAAACCTTTAAATTCAACTCATATTTTCCGGTGAGCCGGTTCAAAAACCAACGCGGCCGCTACGAACCTGGCAAAAGCGACAACGCTTACTATACTTTTAAGGTTGGCGACACAAACTGGCTGGTGGTGACTATGGAGTTTTGCCCCCGCATGGGTCCGATCAACTGGGCCGGGGATATTATCAAAGAATACTTCAATTACAACGTAATCATCGTAACACACTACCATTTGACGCCGCGTGGCGAAGTCGCCAGCTCCAATGCGGGTTACGGGGACTTCAGCCCACAGGTGGTTTTCGAGCGACTCGTCAAAAGGCACTCGAACATTCGGTTTGTACTGAGCGGACATGTCATGAGTTCGGCAATGAAGGTCGACACGGGAGTAGCGGGGAATAAAGTGTACCAAATCCTTCAAAACTACCAGAATGAGGACCTCGGAGGGGGGTACATCCGACTTCTGGCGTTCGACCTAGACCAGGGCACCGTTGCGGCAAGCATGTACTCTCCTTATTACCAAAAGACCAAAGACGACTCTTCGAAATTTACGGTGGAGGGAATTGACTTCATCAGACAAAGCGAGGAGCGATCCCGTAAAAAAGCGGAATAG
- a CDS encoding endonuclease/exonuclease/phosphatase family protein: MKSMLGSLSLRYLITIAIALSSYLAQAQNMRVMSYNIRYKNTIDSINGWEFRKENVVGLIRYHQADIVGLQEAQADQMADLEKLLPEFGWYGVPRVEGKAGEYTAILYRKDRFKVLDSDTFWFSETPHVKGSKSWDAFYPRTASWCKLSDRKSRREFYFFNTHLDHRGDIARQKSAEVLHAQITALTGQRAVILTGDFNASPTSITYQKVVEGGKLMDAYMQTKTPHYGPVNTSSGFWVSKGPIRSRIDFIFVNAKVRVLQHATLTDQQEGRYYSDHLPVMAVVDLTR, from the coding sequence ATGAAGAGCATGCTGGGAAGTCTATCTTTAAGGTACCTTATCACAATTGCCATCGCCCTGTCATCCTACCTGGCCCAGGCTCAGAACATGCGGGTGATGAGCTATAATATCCGTTACAAAAATACAATTGACAGCATCAATGGCTGGGAGTTTCGCAAGGAGAACGTTGTCGGTCTGATCAGGTACCATCAGGCCGACATTGTGGGCCTACAGGAAGCACAGGCGGATCAAATGGCCGATCTTGAGAAACTTCTCCCGGAGTTCGGCTGGTATGGTGTGCCCCGGGTGGAGGGCAAGGCTGGTGAATACACGGCTATTTTATATCGTAAAGATCGTTTCAAGGTACTGGACTCGGATACTTTCTGGTTTTCTGAAACGCCTCACGTGAAGGGCAGTAAAAGCTGGGACGCTTTTTATCCGCGAACCGCCTCGTGGTGTAAGCTGTCTGATCGAAAATCGCGCAGGGAGTTCTACTTTTTCAATACCCACCTCGACCATCGGGGTGATATAGCCAGGCAGAAAAGTGCAGAAGTGCTTCATGCCCAAATCACCGCACTTACGGGTCAACGGGCCGTTATCCTGACCGGGGATTTTAATGCATCCCCCACGTCGATCACCTACCAGAAGGTGGTCGAGGGAGGAAAGCTGATGGATGCTTATATGCAAACAAAAACACCGCATTACGGGCCGGTTAACACTTCTAGTGGATTCTGGGTGAGCAAGGGTCCCATTAGAAGCCGGATCGACTTCATCTTTGTGAACGCTAAGGTACGCGTCCTACAGCACGCTACCTTGACCGACCAACAGGAAGGACGCTATTATTCGGATCACCTTCCCGTCATGGCCGTGGTCGATTTGACCCGCTAA
- a CDS encoding metallophosphatase: MNSPTVSSCNENLYKGEPEILAMNRLGYDAGTIGNHDFDGGIDNMVTQFGKARFPLLIGNYDFSNTALDGRTRPYRIFERGGIRVGVFGLGIKPDGMIPKSAFGETKYLDPLEIATDLAATLRLDKQCDCVICLSHLGFSYPDDRVSDYTLAAGTRHIDLIVGGHTHTFLTEPVAVPNADGWPVWINQVGFGGIDLGRIDLTFERGKAIFATGRAVAVRTVTVNSPINIP; the protein is encoded by the coding sequence TTGAATTCGCCAACAGTATCCAGTTGTAATGAGAACCTCTACAAGGGCGAGCCCGAAATCCTGGCCATGAACCGACTCGGCTACGACGCCGGTACAATCGGGAACCACGATTTCGACGGGGGGATCGACAACATGGTGACGCAGTTTGGCAAGGCCCGCTTTCCCCTGCTGATCGGCAACTACGATTTTTCCAACACCGCCCTGGACGGCCGGACCAGGCCATACCGGATTTTCGAGAGGGGCGGGATACGCGTCGGGGTGTTCGGGTTGGGGATCAAACCCGACGGGATGATCCCCAAAAGCGCCTTCGGGGAAACCAAATACCTCGACCCCCTGGAAATAGCCACCGATCTGGCAGCCACCCTCCGCCTGGACAAACAGTGCGACTGCGTCATTTGCCTCTCGCACCTTGGCTTCAGCTACCCCGATGACCGGGTTTCGGACTATACACTGGCCGCCGGGACCCGGCACATCGACCTGATTGTCGGGGGGCACACGCATACGTTCCTGACTGAACCCGTAGCCGTTCCCAATGCCGATGGGTGGCCCGTCTGGATCAACCAGGTCGGCTTCGGAGGCATCGACTTAGGCCGCATCGATCTCACCTTCGAGCGAGGGAAGGCTATCTTTGCGACGGGCAGAGCCGTTGCGGTAAGAACAGTGACAGTTAATTCTCCAATCAACATTCCATGA
- a CDS encoding site-specific integrase, with the protein MELSDGKEGALIRFADKVGRYVEAGLEGAPNTRRAYRADLRHYADWCQQHGVAALPAEADILSAYLAHLADGSKWATIQRRMAALRKWHELKGEPFVSGHKQVQAVLEGIRRRKGVRQKQAPAFELDEFRALVQSLDPDNPTELRDKLVLLLGFTGAFRRSELVALDIGDLAFSRQGLIITLTRSKTNQYGEVEQKAFFFHPDPLLCPIRTLEAWLALRPQSGPLLVRFRKGSRHGEVRLTEERLSDKSVDNIVKHYLGVEYSAHSLRASFVTAAKLNGADDLEVMQQTKHRTSAMIQRYTRTDDIRRYNAGKKLGL; encoded by the coding sequence ATGGAGCTATCGGATGGAAAAGAAGGAGCGCTAATCCGGTTCGCCGACAAGGTAGGCCGGTACGTCGAGGCCGGCCTGGAGGGGGCCCCCAACACCCGGCGGGCCTACCGGGCCGACCTGCGCCACTACGCCGACTGGTGCCAGCAGCACGGGGTGGCCGCTCTTCCGGCCGAGGCGGATATCCTCTCGGCCTACCTGGCGCACCTGGCCGACGGTAGCAAGTGGGCCACCATCCAGCGGCGAATGGCGGCCCTGCGCAAATGGCACGAACTCAAAGGCGAGCCGTTTGTCTCCGGGCACAAGCAGGTGCAGGCCGTGCTTGAGGGCATCCGCCGGAGGAAGGGCGTGCGCCAGAAACAGGCCCCAGCCTTCGAGCTGGACGAGTTCCGCGCCCTGGTCCAGTCCCTGGATCCCGACAACCCGACCGAGCTGCGGGATAAGCTGGTGCTGCTGCTGGGCTTCACCGGAGCCTTCCGGCGCTCCGAGCTGGTTGCCCTCGACATCGGGGACCTGGCCTTCTCCCGGCAGGGACTCATCATCACCCTGACCCGCAGCAAGACCAACCAGTACGGGGAGGTGGAGCAGAAGGCGTTCTTCTTCCACCCCGACCCCCTGCTGTGCCCCATCCGGACGTTGGAGGCGTGGCTGGCCCTGCGGCCCCAGAGCGGGCCCCTGCTGGTTCGGTTTCGCAAAGGCAGCAGGCACGGCGAGGTGCGCCTGACCGAGGAGCGGTTGTCAGACAAAAGCGTGGACAACATCGTCAAGCACTACCTGGGCGTCGAGTACTCGGCCCATTCGCTCCGTGCCTCCTTCGTGACGGCCGCCAAGCTGAACGGGGCCGATGACCTGGAGGTGATGCAGCAGACCAAGCACCGAACCTCCGCCATGATTCAGCGCTACACCCGCACCGATGACATCCGCAGGTACAATGCCGGCAAGAAGCTGGGGCTTTGA
- a CDS encoding type II toxin-antitoxin system Phd/YefM family antitoxin: protein MENDRINRVTAQQMRDQLSDLLNRAAYLHEPTLVTRQGKAVAVLVSVEDWEEYLRLKNDSKEIAAQADSILAEANKASGGAGNGREEKI from the coding sequence ATGGAAAATGATAGAATCAACAGAGTGACCGCCCAGCAGATGCGCGACCAGCTCTCGGATCTCTTAAACCGCGCGGCTTACCTCCACGAGCCTACCCTGGTCACCCGGCAGGGCAAGGCCGTCGCCGTGCTGGTTTCGGTCGAAGACTGGGAGGAATACCTTCGTTTAAAGAACGACAGTAAAGAAATCGCTGCCCAAGCAGACAGTATTCTTGCAGAAGCTAATAAAGCGAGCGGCGGCGCAGGGAATGGAAGGGAAGAAAAAATCTAA